The genomic DNA ACCTCCGACCCGAACGCCCGGATGGCCGTGCTGTCGTCACCGTAAGCCTGCATCTTGCGGCTGATCCAGCGCGGGATCTCCGCACCGCACTGCTCAGAGAAGCGGCGGAGCTGGCTGAAGTTGGAGATCGGCATGATGCCGGGCACGATCGGTACCGTGACGCCAAGACGGTGTACGGCATCGACGAAGTGGAAGTAGGCGTCGGCGTTGTAGAAGTACTGGGTGATGGCCGCATCGGCGCCCGCATCCACCTTCGCCTTGAAGTGCTTCAGGTCGGTCAGCGCGTCGGCTGCCTGTGGATGCGTTTCCGGATAGGCGCCCACTTCGATGCGGAAAGCGTCGCCGTGCTCGGCGCGGATGAAATCGATCAGCTCGGCCGCATAGCGCAGGTCGCCGGGATGGCCCATGCCGGAGGGGAGGTCGCCGCGCAGGGCGACGATGCGGGTGCAGCCGATGGCGCGGTACAGCTTGAGCAGCTCGCGTATTTCCTGGCGGCTGCCGCCCACGCAGGACAGATGCGGTGCAGACTCGAAACGGTGGTGCTGCTTGAGGTGGCGTACGGTCTCGGAGGTATAGCTCAAGGTGGACCCGCCTGCACCGAACGTACACGACACGTACTCGGGCGCGAAGCTGCGCAGTTTGGCCGCCGTACGGTCCAGCTGGCCGCGCTGTTCGTCGGTCTTGGGAGGATAGAACTCGAAGCTGAGAGAAGTCATGGCGATAGCGGCAGCGGGTTTGCGCTCATTATATCTCTCCATCGCGATGGATATGCAAGTCGTCAAGGTCGGGGCAGCGCGTGGCAGCCGTCTCGTGGCATTGCACGTTTCCTGATGGACTGGCTCGGGGCGTACTGGGCAGGATGTGCAGGTCGGTGACGTGGAAGCACCGGCCGGGATTGGAGTCCTGTTACCTTTCGAAATTGGCTCTGTTTTGCCCCCTGGGCACGGCGGAGAATGCATCACCGCGCCAGCTCTCTGGCGGGCGATGCGTGGGGATACTATCCGCCGGTTTTTTTCGTTAGGTCCGGTACTCCAACCCGCATCGTCCGCCGCCTCGCGCCCTGGCGCAGGCGGCCTCCACGTTAGCGAGGCTCAACCCCATGACGGATCCCGCTCTCCCTGTTGCGCGCCTGCGTTCGCTGATCGGTGATGACGTGCGCGAACTTGCCACCGAGGTGGCCCAGCACCTTGAACGCCTTCTGGAACGCAACGGCATGCGCGATCCCACGGGCCTGCGCGCCGCTGTAGAGCAGGAAAGGCCGCGCACCCCCTTGGACATCGCCAATCATCTGGATGCCTGCATCTTTGAAAGCGGCGGTGATCCCGGAACCTTGGCCGAGGCGTTGCGGGATGTGACCGATCCCGGCGACCTGCGCCGCATCGCACAGGCCTGTGGGCTCTCCTTCGATGTGCTGCAGCGGCAGCTGTCCGGCCGCCGCACGCTGACCTTCAGCACGGTGCTGGGCGCCCTGCGCGCGCTGGGTGTGGAGCTGCGCGTCAGCGTCGGCACGCCTGTACCCTAGGCCTACGTTTCCCGCCCCGCCGTGCCTGCCATGTCCATCGTCCTGACCGAGTTCGCCCGTCCCCGCCTGTTCCCGCGCAAGCCCCGCGCCAACACCATTCAGGACTGCACGGCCGAGCAGTTCGTGCAGCACCTCAACGGCCACGCACCCTTGACGGTGCTCGAGGGCTACGCGCCGTTCTGCAGACTCTTCGTGTATGAAAACTGGACAAGCACCCGCTGCCTGACCGTGCCCATCACCGAGCAGAACCAGCACCTGCTGCGCAGCGGATACGAAGCGCGCAATCGCGACGAGTTGCCGGTGCTGGTCCGCTGGTTCGAGGGCGTGGAGTCGCCGGTGGCGAACTATCTGGTGGTGATTCTGTACAGCGCCGAGCAGCTGGCAAAGGAAGGCTCACCGATCGATGCGGAGTGGGGCATCGTCGGCTGCATCTACACCGCCGAGCCGGAAGAAGTGCCGATGGCACCGATCACCATGATGCGCAACGCGCTGGGCGTGGAGGAGGGCGGATCCGGCGTGCCGCTGGACCGCGATGCCTACGCGCGAGCGGTCACGTTCTGGGACAGCAACGCCAACTGGCGCCCATGACCCGCCGTCCCCTTGATACCGGAACGCCCTGGTAGCGCCGAAGGCGGCGGCAGGAGCCGCCGCCAACGTCGCTTGCGACGGCCCGCAGGGTGCCGGTCAGGACGACCGGCATAGCCACGCTCGGCGAGCGCCCCGCGCGGCGCCCTGCGCCCTGCCGGCTGGACGTGTAGAAGCTGCCGCTGCGCTCGCCGAGCACGGCTCGGCGCTACCCACGATGCGCGCAGGCGGGATGCGTGCGTGCCGATCAGCGGCGCCACCAACGATGCGCGCAGGCGGGAAGCGTGTGGGCCGATCAGCGGCCCTGGTAGCGCCGAGCCACGCTCGGCGAGCGCCCCGCGCGGCGCTCTGCGCCCTGCCGGCGGGACGTGTAGAAGCCGCCGCTGCGCTCGCCGAGCACGGCTCGGCGCTACCCACGATGCGCAGGCGGGATGCGTGCGTGCCGATCAGCGGCTCTGGTAGCGCCGAGCCACGCTCGGCGAGCGCCCCGCGCGGCGCTCTGCGCCCGGCCGGCTGGACGTGTAGAGGCCGCCGCTGCGCTCGCCGAGCACGGCTCGGCGCTACCATGGCGCGATGACGCCCGCCATCAACCTGCTCAAGCGCGAAAAGATCGATCACACCGTGCGCAGCTACGTCCATGACACGCACGCGGATTCTTTCGGTCACGAGGCGGTGGAAAAGCTGGGACTGATGCCGGAACAGGTGTTCAAGACGTTGGTGGTCAGTACCGAGGGCCACGAACTGCTGGTCGCCCTCGTGCCCGTGTCCGGGCAGCTTGATCTGAAAGCATTGGCGCACAGCGCAGGTTGCCGTAAGTGCGAGCTCGCCCATGTCGACGCCGCGCAGCGCGCGACAGGGTATCTGGTCGGTGGCATCAGTCCGCTGGCGCAGAAGAAGCGGCTGCGTACGTTCATCGATATCAGCGCCGATTCGCTGGCAACACTGAATGTCAGTGCGGGACGGCGCGGCCTGGAAGTGGAGCTGGCGCCGGGTGATCTGGCGCGGCTCACCCGTGCGGTGTTCTGCGCGATCGGACGGTAATGCCGAGCGGCGCACGGTGGCAGCGGCTCCCGCCGATGCCTTCGGCGCTCGCGTGTTCGACAGGCACAACGGCAGTCCTCAAACAGAAACGGGCGCCCGAAGGCGCCCGTCCGTGGATCATCGCGGTGAACCGCTGGATCAGTAGCGGTAGTGATCCGGCTTGAACGGACCTTCCACCGGCACGCCGATGTAATCGGCCTGTTCCTTGCTCAGCGTGGTCAGCTTCACGCCGATCTTTTCCAGATGCAGACGCGCCACTTCCTCGTCCAGCTTCTTCGGCAGCAGGTACACCTTCTTCTCGTAGCTGTCCTTGTTCGCCCACAGGTCGATCTGCGCGAGCGTCTGGTTGGCGAACGAGTTGGACATCACGAAGCTCGGGTGGCCGGTGGCGCAGCCCAGGTTCACCAGGCGGCCGTCGGCCAGCAGGAAGATCGCGTTGCCGTTGTCGAACACGTACTTGTCGACCTGCGGCTTGATGTTGATCTTCTGCACGCCGGCAAGGGCGTTCAGGGCATCGACCTGGATCTCGTTGTCGAAGTGGCCGATGTTGCAGACGATGGCCTGGTCCTTCATCTTGCTCAGGTGCTCGATGCGGATGATGTCCTTGTTGCCGGTGGTGGTGACATAGATGTCGCCACGGCCCAAGGTGGACTCAAGGGTGTTGACCTCGAAGCCTTCCATCGCCGCCTGCAGGGCGCAGATCGGGTCGATCTCGGTGACCACCACGCGCGCACCGTAGGCACGCAGCGAGGCGGCGCAGCCCTTGCCCACGTCACCGTAGCCGCAGACCACGGCGACCTTGCCGGCCAGCATCACGTCCATCGCGCGCTTCAGGCCGTCGGCCAGCGACTCGCGGCAGCCGTACAGGTTGTCGAACTTGCTCTTGGTGACCGAGTCGTTGACGTTGATGGCCGGGATCAGCAGCGTGCCGGCCTGGGCCAGCTGGTACAGGCGGTGCACGCCGGTGGTGGTCTCTTCAGAGACACCCTTCCAATCCTGGACGACGCGCCCCCAGTAACCCGGGCGCTCGGTGGCCACGCGCTTGAGCAGGTTCTTGATGACCTGTTCTTCGTGCGATGCCGCCGGCTCGTTCACCCACGTGCTGCCGTTTTCCAGCTCGTAACCCTTGTGGATCAGCAGGGTCACGTCGCCGCCGTCATCGACCACCAGTTCCGGACCGGTCAGCGTGCCATCGGCCAGGGTGAAGGTCAGCGCGTCCAGGGTGCAGTCCCAATACTCTTCCAGCGTCTCGCCCTTCCAGGCGAACACCGGGGTGCCGGTCGCGGCGATCGCAGCGGCCGCATGGTCCTGGGTGGAGAAGATATTGCACGACGCCCAACGCACGTCCGCGCCGATGTCCTTCAGCGTTTCGATCAGCACGGCGGTCTGGATGGTCATATGCAGCGAGCCGGTCACGCGCACGCCCTTCAGCGGCAGGTCGGCCTGGTGCTTGCGGCGGATCGACATCAGGCCCGGCATCTCGTGCTCGGCGATGTCCAGTTCCTTGCGGCCCCAGTCGGCCAGCGAGATATCGGCAATCTTGTAATCACCTTCGGTGGAGAAGGTCTTGGCAACAGCGTTCATTCATTGCTCCGGTTGTGGACGAGCGGTTGCTCGTATCTAGCCGGGCGCCGTTTTACATTGCCATCCTCCGAGCCTGGCCGGGTTGTCCGGTCGCAGCGCCCCTCGGCAGGGGAAGATGCCCATTATATCGCGGCCCGGGGGGCCCCAACCATCGGCAGGGTGTGAACGGCGCGGCGGCTGTTAAGGTCGGGGTTCAACAAGCAACGAAGGGGTAGTCATGAGCAAGCGTGTGCGGCGTACGGGCCGATGGAAGGGGGCGGTGCTGTCGATGGCGTTGCTGGCGGTCATGCCGACCACGTGGGCCGCGACCCCGCAGGTGACAACGGCCAGTGCCGAGGTCGCCGGCTACCAGCTTCCCTCCGCCGCGTTGCAGGCGGTCGTCGACCAGCCGCGCGCACCCGGCTTGTTCCTGTCGCCGCAGCGCGACCTGGCCGCCATGCTGCAGATGCCGCCGCTGCCGTCCATTGGCGTGGTGGCGCAGCCCGAGCTGAAGCTCGCCGGCCGCCGCATCAACCCGCGCACGTTCTCCGACAGCCGCTTCAGTTACGGTGCGAAGCTGTGGCTGATGGGCATCGGGGACGGCAAGGACCGGCAGATCAGCGGGCTGCCGCCCGTGCTGTCTGTTGCCAGCTTGGCGTGGTCACCGGATCAGAAGTGGCTGGCCTTCAACCAGGTCGATCCGGCGAGTGGCGCCAATGAGCTGTGGCTGGTGGACGTGGCCAACGCCAGCGCACGGCGCCTGCGCGGTGACCTGAATACCGTGCTCGGCGATGGCTACCAATGGCTGCCGGACAGTCGCGGCCTGCTGGTGATGAGCCGCCTTGCCAACGCAGGGGCGCCACCGTCCAGCGATGTCGCCCCCACCGGCCCGGCCGTGCAGCAGACCAGTGCGGGCGCCGGTGTGGTGTCCATCCGCACCTATCAAGACCTGCTGAAGAACGAAGCCGACGCCCGGTTGTTCGATTACTACGCCACCAGCCAACCGACCGAGATCGGTCTGGACGGACAGGCCAAGGCGGTGGGCATGGCCGGTGTCTACCTCGGCCTGAGCCTGTCGCCTGATGGCGGCTACCTGCTCAGCCAACGTGCGCAGCGGCCCTATTCCTACGTGGTGCCGGTGAGCAGCTTCCCACGCCGCATCGAGGTGCTCGACCGCGGCGGCAAACTGGTCCACACCGTCGCCGTGCGGCCGCTGGTGGAAGGCCTGCCGACCGGCAACGACGCCGAGGTGACCGGCGTGCGGGACATCAGCTGGCGCGCAGATGTGCCGGCAACCCTGGTATGGGCCGAGGCGCAGGACGGCGGCGACCCGAACCGCGAGGCGGCGATCCGCGATGCGGTGCTGATGCAGGCCGCACCGTTCGACAAACCGCCGGTGACGCTGGCGCAACTGGGTAGCCGCTATGCCGGCATCACCTGGGCGCGCGGTGACCTGGCCCTGCTCAATGAAGCGTGGTGGAAGACGCGCCGCAGCAAGACCTGGCTGATCGCCCCGGATGAGGCAGCGACCGATCCGAAGTTGCTGTTCGACCGCGATGCACAGGACCGATACAGCGATCCGGGCAAGCCGGGCACACTGCGCGATGACAACGGCCGCGCGCTGCTGCAGACCAGCGCCGATGGCAACAGTATTTACTTCTATGGAGCCGGTGCATCGCCGGAAGGCGACCGGCCGTTCCTTGACCGCTATGAGCTGGCCAGCGGCAAGACCACGCGGCTCTTCCATTCGCAGGCGCCGACGTACTCGGTACCCATCGCCCTGCTGGGTGCTGATGCATCGTCGCTGTTGTTCACCCGCGAGAGCCCGGAGCAGCCCGCGAATTTCTACGTGCAGCCGCTGGGTGACGCTGCCGTTGGCGTGGCACCGCGCGCGCTGACCACCTTCGCCCATCCCTTGCCGGCACTGCGGGCTGTCAGCA from Stenotrophomonas sp. 169 includes the following:
- the ahcY gene encoding adenosylhomocysteinase, producing the protein MNAVAKTFSTEGDYKIADISLADWGRKELDIAEHEMPGLMSIRRKHQADLPLKGVRVTGSLHMTIQTAVLIETLKDIGADVRWASCNIFSTQDHAAAAIAATGTPVFAWKGETLEEYWDCTLDALTFTLADGTLTGPELVVDDGGDVTLLIHKGYELENGSTWVNEPAASHEEQVIKNLLKRVATERPGYWGRVVQDWKGVSEETTTGVHRLYQLAQAGTLLIPAINVNDSVTKSKFDNLYGCRESLADGLKRAMDVMLAGKVAVVCGYGDVGKGCAASLRAYGARVVVTEIDPICALQAAMEGFEVNTLESTLGRGDIYVTTTGNKDIIRIEHLSKMKDQAIVCNIGHFDNEIQVDALNALAGVQKINIKPQVDKYVFDNGNAIFLLADGRLVNLGCATGHPSFVMSNSFANQTLAQIDLWANKDSYEKKVYLLPKKLDEEVARLHLEKIGVKLTTLSKEQADYIGVPVEGPFKPDHYRY
- a CDS encoding DUF3228 family protein is translated as MSIVLTEFARPRLFPRKPRANTIQDCTAEQFVQHLNGHAPLTVLEGYAPFCRLFVYENWTSTRCLTVPITEQNQHLLRSGYEARNRDELPVLVRWFEGVESPVANYLVVILYSAEQLAKEGSPIDAEWGIVGCIYTAEPEEVPMAPITMMRNALGVEEGGSGVPLDRDAYARAVTFWDSNANWRP
- a CDS encoding prolyl oligopeptidase family serine peptidase is translated as MSKRVRRTGRWKGAVLSMALLAVMPTTWAATPQVTTASAEVAGYQLPSAALQAVVDQPRAPGLFLSPQRDLAAMLQMPPLPSIGVVAQPELKLAGRRINPRTFSDSRFSYGAKLWLMGIGDGKDRQISGLPPVLSVASLAWSPDQKWLAFNQVDPASGANELWLVDVANASARRLRGDLNTVLGDGYQWLPDSRGLLVMSRLANAGAPPSSDVAPTGPAVQQTSAGAGVVSIRTYQDLLKNEADARLFDYYATSQPTEIGLDGQAKAVGMAGVYLGLSLSPDGGYLLSQRAQRPYSYVVPVSSFPRRIEVLDRGGKLVHTVAVRPLVEGLPTGNDAEVTGVRDISWRADVPATLVWAEAQDGGDPNREAAIRDAVLMQAAPFDKPPVTLAQLGSRYAGITWARGDLALLNEAWWKTRRSKTWLIAPDEAATDPKLLFDRDAQDRYSDPGKPGTLRDDNGRALLQTSADGNSIYFYGAGASPEGDRPFLDRYELASGKTTRLFHSQAPTYSVPIALLGADASSLLFTRESPEQPANFYVQPLGDAAVGVAPRALTTFAHPLPALRAVSKEQIRYKRKDGVDLTATLLLPPGYDPKRDSPRPLLMWAYPGEYKSAAAASQVTGSPYLFNAISYWGPQAFLAKGYVVLASPTMPIIGEGDKEPNDTYLEQLVSNAQAAVDEVVRRGVTDRDHIAIGGHSYGAFMTANLLAHSRLFKAGIARSGAYNRTLTPFGFQAEERNYWQAQDTYLKMSPFNYAGNIKDPILFIHGVDDNNSGTFPMQSERMFAAVKGLGGTSRLVMLPNESHAYRARESIMTMLAESERWLEQTIGKGERIGR
- the metF gene encoding methylenetetrahydrofolate reductase [NAD(P)H], which codes for MTSLSFEFYPPKTDEQRGQLDRTAAKLRSFAPEYVSCTFGAGGSTLSYTSETVRHLKQHHRFESAPHLSCVGGSRQEIRELLKLYRAIGCTRIVALRGDLPSGMGHPGDLRYAAELIDFIRAEHGDAFRIEVGAYPETHPQAADALTDLKHFKAKVDAGADAAITQYFYNADAYFHFVDAVHRLGVTVPIVPGIMPISNFSQLRRFSEQCGAEIPRWISRKMQAYGDDSTAIRAFGSEVVAQLCQRLLDGGAPGLHFYTLNLAKPTTSVLKLLRS
- the ybaK gene encoding Cys-tRNA(Pro) deacylase; amino-acid sequence: MTPAINLLKREKIDHTVRSYVHDTHADSFGHEAVEKLGLMPEQVFKTLVVSTEGHELLVALVPVSGQLDLKALAHSAGCRKCELAHVDAAQRATGYLVGGISPLAQKKRLRTFIDISADSLATLNVSAGRRGLEVELAPGDLARLTRAVFCAIGR